A stretch of Ectothiorhodospiraceae bacterium BW-2 DNA encodes these proteins:
- a CDS encoding DUF1640 domain-containing protein, with protein sequence MSTMTFDTHQYVKKLQSVGFTEEQAELFASEQKKLIEEQLVSKEHFDMKLKELEYSLTIRLGLMLAASMALIVGILKIA encoded by the coding sequence ATGAGCACAATGACCTTTGATACTCATCAATATGTAAAAAAGCTTCAATCTGTTGGCTTTACCGAAGAGCAAGCGGAACTTTTTGCGTCGGAACAGAAAAAGCTGATTGAAGAGCAGTTAGTTAGCAAAGAACATTTTGATATGAAGCTAAAAGAGCTTGAGTACTCATTGACGATTCGGCTAGGGTTGATGTTAGCCGCGTCAATGGCGCTAATTGTCGGTATTCTTAAAATAGCGTGA
- a CDS encoding nucleotidyltransferase has translation MTQLYDILQQHKSEIVTIAEQCHAVNVRLFGSVVRGEESAYSDIDLLVDFLPGSTLIDQINLTERLTTILERKVDVVSSRSLNKYLRQQILGDAQQL, from the coding sequence ATGACCCAGTTATACGACATTTTACAACAGCATAAGTCTGAAATAGTGACTATTGCAGAACAGTGTCATGCTGTTAATGTCAGGCTTTTTGGTTCAGTAGTGAGGGGTGAAGAAAGCGCATATAGCGATATCGATTTATTGGTTGATTTTCTGCCTGGATCAACCCTGATTGATCAGATAAACCTAACAGAAAGACTAACTACAATATTGGAGCGTAAGGTAGATGTGGTTAGCTCAAGATCGCTGAACAAATATCTACGCCAGCAGATACTCGGCGATGCTCAGCAATTATGA
- a CDS encoding alpha/beta hydrolase: MPTTHYPLPTTHYPLPTTHYPLPTTHYPLPTAHYPLPTAH; encoded by the coding sequence CTGCCCACTACCCACTACCCACTACCCACTACCCACTACCCACTACCCACTACCCACTACCCACTACCCACTACCCACTACCCACTACCCACTGCCCACTACCCACTGCCCACTGCCCACTGA
- a CDS encoding four helix bundle protein, with amino-acid sequence MRFEDLEVWKRSARLSAEIYKHFAESRDYGFKDQITRSGLSIPSNIAEGMERSSNKEKAHFLDIAKGSCAELRTQIYIGIEIGYIPKGNPWINETQEISAMLAGLRKSIKNSFEN; translated from the coding sequence ATGAGATTCGAAGACCTGGAAGTTTGGAAACGCTCTGCCCGGCTCAGTGCTGAAATCTACAAACACTTTGCAGAGAGTCGCGACTATGGTTTCAAAGATCAAATAACTCGTTCCGGACTATCGATACCATCAAACATTGCAGAGGGTATGGAGCGAAGCAGCAATAAAGAAAAAGCACACTTTCTCGATATCGCCAAAGGGAGCTGCGCAGAACTGAGAACTCAAATCTACATAGGGATAGAGATAGGCTACATCCCCAAAGGCAATCCATGGATCAACGAAACTCAAGAAATCTCGGCCATGCTTGCAGGACTCAGAAAAAGCATCAAAAATAGTTTTGAAAACTGA
- a CDS encoding Rpn family recombination-promoting nuclease/putative transposase → MKERYINLFTDFGFKKIFGEEASKPNLISFLNTLLPEKHHITDLSFSKNEQQGATELDRKAIFDLNCTSSNGDHFIVELQKAKQNYFKDRSLYYATFPIQQQAQKGDWDFKLAAVYTIGILDFIFDEDKNDAKESRQVIHHVQLKNQRNQIFYDKLTFIYLTLPNFKKTAEELETLQEKWFYLFRHLHELDEIPPKLCEKIFAHLFEQAQIAKFQPAEREAYENSLKYYRDLKNVVDTAWDEGHAEGEINGARNLLIRLITKKFGEPNEQMVKKISAANLAQLEQWTDNILDTQIFDEIFD, encoded by the coding sequence ATGAAAGAACGCTACATCAATCTCTTCACCGATTTTGGATTTAAGAAAATCTTCGGGGAAGAAGCGAGCAAACCAAACCTGATCAGCTTTCTCAACACCCTGTTGCCAGAAAAACACCACATCACCGACTTAAGCTTCAGTAAAAACGAACAACAAGGCGCCACCGAACTCGATCGTAAAGCGATATTTGATTTAAACTGCACCAGTAGCAACGGTGATCACTTCATTGTAGAACTGCAAAAAGCCAAACAGAACTACTTTAAAGACCGCAGTCTCTACTATGCGACATTTCCTATCCAACAACAGGCACAAAAAGGTGACTGGGACTTCAAACTGGCAGCGGTCTATACCATCGGGATACTCGATTTTATATTCGATGAAGATAAAAACGATGCGAAAGAGAGCAGACAAGTCATACACCATGTACAGCTTAAAAATCAGCGCAACCAAATTTTCTATGACAAGCTGACCTTTATCTACCTGACGCTACCGAATTTCAAAAAAACGGCAGAAGAACTCGAAACCCTGCAGGAAAAATGGTTCTACCTGTTTAGGCATCTGCACGAACTGGATGAAATCCCGCCGAAACTATGTGAAAAAATCTTTGCACACCTGTTTGAACAAGCACAAATTGCCAAATTTCAACCCGCAGAGCGAGAAGCGTACGAAAACAGTTTAAAATACTACCGAGACCTAAAAAATGTTGTAGATACGGCATGGGATGAAGGTCATGCAGAAGGTGAAATCAATGGTGCGAGAAATCTACTGATTCGCCTGATAACCAAGAAATTCGGTGAACCTAATGAGCAGATGGTAAAAAAAATATCAGCAGCAAATCTGGCGCAACTAGAGCAATGGACAGATAACATCTTAGATACTCAAATCTTCGATGAGATATTCGATTAG
- a CDS encoding IS3 family transposase — translation MRLVEKECPSSVSIRAACDSLALSRAGYYRRQAPVVSPRASLPRPVAANALSEAERQAVLGLLNSERFYDQPPAEIYASLLDEGKYYCSISTMYRILRANQQTGERRAQKPAKSHAIPRLRATRPNEVWTWDITKLPTTEQGNFLNLYVVMDLYSRFIVAWMVSRKENSELSKLLISDAAARYRVALSGLTLHQDRGVPMTARGYLDLMAELGITCSHSRPRVSNDNPFSESQFKTLKQQPDYPQRFTGVDHARIWFSDYVDWYCFHHHHRGIAWFTPEQVFTGRYKEVSEQREQALKQAYQQHPKRFIHGEPKVKQPPTEVWINPALPEEGVGSLEVNYPTLNRAKER, via the coding sequence ATGAGATTAGTTGAAAAAGAGTGCCCCAGTTCGGTGAGCATAAGAGCCGCTTGCGATAGCCTAGCGCTCTCGCGTGCAGGCTACTACCGCCGACAGGCTCCGGTTGTCTCCCCCCGAGCGAGCCTTCCAAGACCCGTCGCAGCCAATGCGCTGAGTGAGGCAGAGAGGCAAGCCGTTCTGGGGCTTTTGAACAGCGAACGATTCTATGACCAACCTCCGGCAGAGATCTATGCTAGCCTGCTGGATGAAGGGAAATATTACTGTTCAATCAGTACGATGTATCGGATCCTTCGTGCTAATCAACAGACGGGAGAGCGGCGAGCTCAAAAACCGGCCAAATCACACGCTATCCCCCGATTACGGGCGACCCGCCCGAATGAGGTTTGGACATGGGATATCACTAAGCTTCCCACCACAGAGCAGGGTAACTTCTTGAATCTCTATGTGGTGATGGATCTCTACAGCCGTTTTATTGTGGCTTGGATGGTCTCAAGGAAGGAGAATAGTGAGCTCTCCAAGCTGTTAATCAGTGACGCAGCGGCTCGCTATCGGGTCGCGCTCAGTGGCTTAACACTGCATCAGGATAGAGGTGTGCCGATGACCGCCAGAGGCTATCTCGACTTGATGGCCGAACTGGGGATCACCTGCTCCCACAGCCGTCCACGAGTCAGTAACGACAATCCGTTTAGCGAGAGTCAATTTAAAACACTCAAGCAACAACCCGATTATCCTCAACGATTTACAGGAGTTGACCATGCCAGAATATGGTTTAGTGACTATGTTGACTGGTACTGTTTCCACCACCACCATCGAGGGATTGCGTGGTTCACTCCAGAGCAGGTATTTACCGGTCGTTACAAGGAGGTTAGCGAGCAGCGTGAACAGGCGCTGAAGCAGGCCTATCAGCAGCATCCGAAACGCTTTATTCATGGTGAGCCCAAGGTTAAGCAACCCCCTACTGAGGTATGGATTAACCCCGCTCTACCGGAGGAGGGGGTGGGGTCGCTGGAGGTCAACTATCCAACCCTGAATAGAGCGAAGGAGAGATGA
- a CDS encoding DUF86 domain-containing protein, which produces MKDRAIYIAAALESIELIQEYTDGYTQNEFLADRKTQDAVIRNLEIIGQALKDYGINELSQQRPEISWHQISGMRNILAHEYLGVDLIMVWERKLSSNLRPVVKKIKL; this is translated from the coding sequence ATGAAAGATCGGGCAATATATATTGCTGCAGCACTCGAAAGCATCGAGCTTATACAGGAATATACAGACGGATACACACAAAATGAATTTCTTGCAGATCGAAAAACTCAGGATGCAGTGATTCGAAATCTTGAGATTATAGGGCAGGCCCTGAAGGACTATGGAATCAATGAACTTAGCCAGCAGAGACCTGAGATTTCATGGCATCAAATTTCAGGAATGCGCAATATATTGGCACATGAATATCTTGGAGTGGATCTTATAATGGTTTGGGAGCGGAAGCTGTCAAGCAATTTGAGACCAGTTGTTAAAAAAATAAAGCTCTAA
- a CDS encoding DUF262 domain-containing protein codes for MDNNLTPEIDQSQEEEPLEAEQGLTASNEGIYPNAVIKINRDQYSAFEIKRMVETTHELRLDPEFQRHNVWVPSQKRELIESLLMGIPIPVIYVFENEQGIKQMVDGRQRISAIIEYMNGGFTLDNLNMLPDFNGKKFDQLDPLYRSKLERYQLLVYVIEPPTPERVKYDIFDRVNRGGTQLNNQEMRNALYYGQATQLLNELASLEVFHKATGGAIKPKRMRDQYIILRFIAFYLLRQGKMVVEYRSNMDEFLATTMKWLNQADVSELEHIKQVFSHAMQSAWHYLGEDGFRFDMTNINRRPINMALFEVLAYFFAITPLDAVEPETIVVAINQLKQRFDHSNEFSGRVDTSNGVAYRFNQVEQLKEQLTC; via the coding sequence ATGGATAACAACCTCACGCCAGAAATAGATCAATCGCAAGAGGAAGAACCATTAGAAGCAGAACAAGGTTTGACAGCCTCCAACGAAGGTATCTATCCAAACGCTGTCATCAAGATTAATCGTGATCAATACAGCGCTTTTGAGATAAAGCGCATGGTCGAAACCACCCATGAGCTTCGTCTCGATCCTGAGTTTCAGCGCCATAATGTCTGGGTGCCATCACAAAAGCGTGAATTGATTGAAAGCCTGCTGATGGGTATCCCGATTCCAGTCATCTATGTCTTTGAAAACGAACAGGGAATCAAACAGATGGTCGATGGTCGCCAGCGTATCTCGGCGATTATCGAATATATGAACGGCGGTTTTACACTCGATAACCTCAACATGCTACCCGATTTTAATGGCAAAAAATTCGATCAGCTCGATCCCCTCTATCGCAGTAAACTAGAGCGTTATCAACTCCTAGTCTATGTCATCGAACCGCCAACCCCTGAGCGGGTAAAATATGACATCTTCGATCGGGTTAACCGTGGTGGTACTCAACTTAATAATCAGGAGATGCGTAACGCACTCTATTACGGTCAGGCGACCCAGCTACTTAATGAGCTGGCCAGTCTGGAGGTATTTCATAAAGCGACCGGTGGCGCAATTAAACCTAAGCGTATGCGCGATCAATATATCATCCTGCGTTTTATCGCCTTCTATCTGCTTCGACAGGGTAAAATGGTTGTTGAATACAGGAGCAATATGGATGAGTTTCTTGCAACCACGATGAAGTGGCTGAATCAGGCCGATGTGAGCGAGCTTGAACATATAAAACAGGTATTCTCCCATGCGATGCAAAGCGCTTGGCACTACTTGGGTGAAGATGGTTTTCGTTTCGACATGACTAATATTAATCGCCGTCCCATCAATATGGCGTTGTTTGAAGTGCTTGCCTACTTCTTTGCCATTACGCCACTCGATGCAGTCGAGCCAGAGACAATAGTGGTTGCCATTAATCAACTTAAACAGCGTTTCGATCACAGTAATGAATTTAGCGGCAGGGTCGATACTTCCAATGGTGTCGCCTACCGTTTTAATCAGGTAGAGCAGTTAAAGGAGCAACTCACATGCTGA
- a CDS encoding flippase → MMGEQLLRIIAGLFVGIWVARYLGPEQFGLFSYALAFTAIFGGIAKLGLDGIMVRELVNHPEKRDIYLGTAFWLKVVGALVVMGLMAAIVPFTSNDAATNLYIFIIAGGLVFQSFEVVEFYFQSQVLAKIVSICKVIQLGLSSIIKIYLVLSESELIYFVLVIVFDALSLAISYAIAYKLYKRPAFYRYFNFSIAQQLLKDSWPLIFSVIVIMIYMRIDQIMIKEMLGEYEVGIYSAAIRLSEVFYFIPMLITASLFPAIVNAKKQSEEIYKQRLQRLYTFMVWIAIAIALPMSLLADWLIVLLFGQAYQEASQVLMIHIWASVFVFLGVASGKWFLAENLQKLTLINTMFGAIFNVLLNYKLIPVLGIIGAAYATLISQAIASYFMSFAWKKSRENFYMLSKSFFAI, encoded by the coding sequence ATGATGGGCGAGCAGCTCCTGCGTATTATCGCCGGTCTGTTTGTCGGTATTTGGGTGGCGCGATATTTAGGTCCGGAACAGTTCGGCCTGTTTAGCTATGCGCTTGCCTTTACAGCTATTTTTGGTGGCATAGCTAAACTTGGTCTGGATGGGATTATGGTACGCGAGCTGGTTAACCATCCCGAAAAACGAGACATCTATCTTGGTACCGCCTTTTGGCTCAAAGTAGTTGGTGCATTGGTTGTTATGGGGTTAATGGCCGCTATTGTGCCCTTTACCAGTAACGATGCAGCTACCAATCTATATATTTTTATCATCGCTGGTGGATTAGTATTCCAAAGTTTTGAAGTAGTGGAGTTTTACTTTCAGTCACAAGTGCTGGCTAAAATCGTCTCCATTTGCAAGGTAATTCAGCTTGGATTATCGTCTATAATTAAGATTTATTTGGTGCTGAGTGAGTCTGAATTAATCTATTTTGTACTGGTTATTGTTTTTGATGCGCTCAGCTTAGCTATTAGTTATGCCATTGCCTATAAACTGTATAAGCGTCCGGCATTTTATAGATACTTTAATTTTAGTATCGCGCAGCAACTGCTGAAGGATTCGTGGCCACTGATATTCTCTGTGATTGTGATAATGATCTATATGCGTATTGATCAGATTATGATTAAAGAGATGCTTGGTGAATATGAAGTGGGGATTTATTCAGCAGCGATAAGGTTAAGTGAAGTTTTCTACTTTATCCCTATGCTAATAACTGCGTCTCTATTTCCGGCAATTGTTAATGCTAAAAAACAGAGCGAAGAGATCTATAAACAGCGATTGCAACGACTTTACACTTTCATGGTTTGGATAGCAATTGCTATTGCTTTACCCATGAGTCTGTTAGCTGATTGGTTAATTGTACTGTTATTTGGTCAAGCCTACCAGGAAGCCAGTCAGGTGCTAATGATTCATATATGGGCATCGGTTTTTGTATTTTTAGGTGTTGCCAGTGGGAAGTGGTTTTTGGCTGAGAATCTGCAAAAGCTCACATTAATTAATACTATGTTTGGCGCTATTTTTAATGTTTTACTAAACTATAAATTAATACCTGTTTTGGGTATAATTGGTGCGGCATATGCCACACTAATATCGCAGGCTATTGCATCATATTTTATGAGTTTTGCATGGAAGAAGAGTAGAGAAAATTTTTATATGCTGTCCAAAAGTTTTTTTGCAATTTAG
- a CDS encoding MarR family EPS-associated transcriptional regulator — protein MANRQHSRQEDNHFRLLRLLEQNPTLTQRELAEQVGMSLGGVNYCLNALIDKGFVKMENFQKSQNKLKYVYLLTPQGIAEKVSLTQRFLKRKMVEYEALKAEIEALKAEVEGEGR, from the coding sequence ATGGCCAATCGTCAGCATAGTCGTCAGGAAGATAACCATTTTCGCCTGTTGCGTCTGTTAGAGCAGAACCCGACCCTAACCCAGCGCGAGTTAGCCGAACAGGTGGGTATGAGCCTCGGCGGGGTTAACTACTGTCTTAACGCCCTTATCGATAAGGGTTTTGTCAAGATGGAGAACTTTCAGAAGAGTCAAAATAAGCTAAAGTATGTCTATCTGCTGACCCCGCAGGGGATTGCCGAGAAGGTATCGCTCACCCAACGCTTTTTAAAGCGCAAGATGGTGGAGTATGAGGCGTTAAAAGCGGAGATTGAGGCACTCAAAGCAGAGGTAGAAGGAGAGGGTCGGTAG
- a CDS encoding NAD(P)-dependent oxidoreductase → MATSKKILVTGGAGFIGSNLCERLSQIPDHQVWSLDNYSLSVKIP, encoded by the coding sequence TTGGCAACAAGTAAAAAAATTCTGGTAACTGGCGGCGCCGGCTTCATCGGCTCTAACCTCTGTGAACGGTTATCTCAAATACCTGACCATCAGGTCTGGTCACTCGATAACTACTCCCTGAGTGTCAAGATACCCTGA
- a CDS encoding Rpn family recombination-promoting nuclease/putative transposase, which translates to MKDRYINLFTDFGFKKIFGEEQSKPNLISFLNTLLPEKHHIADLTFSKNEQQGMSALDRKAIFDLNCTSSNGDHFIVELQKAKQNYFKDRSLYYATFPIQQQAQKGEWDFKLAAVYTIGILDFIFDEDKHNEKEHKQVIHHVQLKNQHNQIFYDKLTFIYLTLPNFKKTEQELDTLQEKWFYLFRHLHELEEIPPRLREKVFERLFEQAQIARFQPEEREAYESSLKYYRDLKNVVDTAWDEGHAEGHAEGEHHKAVLIARKLIHMMDSDNEIAAITGLMPEEVKALR; encoded by the coding sequence ATGAAAGACCGCTACATCAACCTCTTCACCGACTTCGGCTTCAAAAAGATCTTTGGCGAAGAGCAGAGCAAACCGAACCTTATTAGTTTTCTGAATACACTTTTGCCGGAAAAACACCATATAGCCGACCTAACATTCAGCAAAAACGAACAGCAAGGAATGAGTGCGCTTGATAGAAAAGCAATTTTCGACCTCAACTGCACCAGTAGCAACGGCGACCACTTCATCGTCGAACTGCAAAAAGCGAAACAGAACTACTTCAAGGATCGCAGTCTCTATTACGCCACCTTTCCTATTCAACAACAAGCTCAAAAAGGAGAGTGGGACTTCAAACTGGCAGCGGTCTACACCATCGGCATCCTCGACTTCATCTTTGACGAAGACAAACACAATGAAAAAGAACACAAACAGGTAATCCATCACGTCCAACTAAAAAACCAGCACAACCAAATCTTCTACGACAAACTGACATTTATCTACCTAACGCTCCCGAACTTCAAAAAAACGGAACAAGAGCTGGATACCTTGCAGGAGAAATGGTTCTACCTCTTTCGCCACCTTCACGAACTGGAAGAGATACCGCCCAGACTCCGGGAAAAAGTGTTTGAGCGACTGTTTGAACAAGCACAAATCGCCCGATTCCAACCCGAAGAGCGCGAAGCCTACGAAAGCAGCCTGAAATACTACCGAGACCTCAAAAATGTCGTCGATACCGCATGGGATGAAGGTCATGCAGAAGGTCATGCAGAAGGGGAGCATCACAAAGCTGTTTTAATCGCACGAAAACTCATTCATATGATGGATAGTGACAACGAGATCGCAGCGATAACCGGACTGATGCCTGAAGAAGTTAAAGCATTGCGGTAA
- a CDS encoding AAA family ATPase → MSDNYGDIAELIAQGEDSFTQYKANIHDSKKLAEEMVAFSNAEGGVILVGIGDNGEIIGVTSEDIHRLNQLISNTANENIKPPIYPLVQLEQLSGKQILIIRVRKGSARPYATSSGHYLTKSGADKRKMSPEELKRLFAESGGLSADESVINGSTMGDLNSELIYQFLEKRDNPIYQDLVAERIALTTVCENLDLIKNNEITLAGNLLFGKVPQRLSRSFYVQCVHIDGNDISSEYYLSRDNFYGTLSSLYSQTLNFIKSSLQRRQNGNRFNSPGELEIPEICLIEAIINALIHRDYYINSTIKVLLFTNRLEIISPGKLPNSLTVDKIRSGLSIHRNPILNSIGQYLLPYSGLGSGIRRIEKNYPEVEFLNDSDKEQFCCRFWRDNGSGILPTAQKTQ, encoded by the coding sequence ATGAGTGATAACTACGGCGATATTGCCGAGCTAATTGCTCAAGGCGAAGATAGTTTTACCCAATATAAGGCCAACATTCACGATTCGAAAAAGCTGGCAGAAGAGATGGTTGCCTTCTCTAATGCCGAAGGCGGAGTCATACTGGTAGGGATTGGCGATAACGGTGAGATTATAGGCGTAACCTCAGAAGATATTCACCGATTGAATCAACTCATCTCCAATACTGCCAATGAAAACATTAAACCGCCGATCTATCCGTTGGTGCAACTGGAACAGCTATCTGGAAAACAGATCCTCATAATCAGGGTTCGCAAAGGGAGCGCCAGACCCTATGCCACCAGCAGTGGACACTATTTAACCAAATCTGGTGCCGATAAACGTAAAATGTCGCCCGAAGAGTTAAAACGCCTCTTCGCCGAAAGTGGCGGCTTATCGGCTGATGAGTCGGTGATAAATGGCAGTACAATGGGTGATCTGAACAGTGAACTCATCTATCAGTTTCTGGAAAAAAGAGATAATCCCATCTATCAGGATTTGGTAGCCGAACGGATAGCGCTGACCACTGTCTGTGAAAATCTTGATTTGATTAAAAATAATGAGATAACCCTAGCGGGAAATTTACTGTTTGGTAAGGTGCCGCAGCGATTAAGCAGATCGTTTTATGTGCAGTGTGTCCATATAGATGGCAATGACATCAGTAGTGAATACTACCTGTCACGCGACAACTTCTATGGCACGCTCTCTTCACTCTATAGCCAGACCCTTAACTTTATTAAAAGTTCACTACAGCGAAGACAAAACGGTAACCGCTTCAATAGTCCCGGAGAGCTCGAGATCCCGGAAATCTGCTTAATAGAGGCGATCATAAACGCACTGATCCATCGGGATTACTACATTAACTCGACGATAAAAGTGCTACTGTTTACTAATCGTCTTGAAATAATCAGCCCGGGAAAACTCCCTAACTCGCTCACTGTAGACAAGATCCGAAGCGGGCTATCGATTCATCGAAACCCTATCCTAAACTCCATCGGGCAATATCTATTGCCCTACAGTGGTCTGGGGAGTGGTATAAGACGAATCGAAAAAAATTATCCCGAGGTAGAGTTCCTGAATGATAGTGACAAAGAGCAGTTTTGTTGCCGATTCTGGCGAGATAACGGGTCAGGCATACTACCCACCGCTCAAAAAACACAATGA
- a CDS encoding IS3 family transposase: MRLVEKECPSSVSIRAACDSLALSRAGYYRRQAPVVSPRASLPRPVAANALSEAERQAVLGLLNSERFYDQPPAEIYASLLDEGKYYCSISTMYRILRANQQTGERRAQKPAKSHAIPRLRATRPNEVWTWDITKLPTTEQGNFLNLYVVMDLYSRFIVAWMVSRKENSELSKLLISDAAARYRVALSGLTLHQDRGVPMTARGYLDLMAELGITCSHSRPRVSNDNPFSESQFKTLKQQPDYPQRFTGVDHARIWFSDYVDWYCFHHHHRGIAWFTPEQVFTGRYKEVSEQREQALKQAYQQHPKRFIHGEPKVKQPPTEVWINPALPEEGVGSLEVNYPTLNRAKER, encoded by the coding sequence ATGAGATTAGTTGAAAAAGAGTGCCCCAGTTCGGTGAGCATAAGAGCCGCTTGCGATAGCCTAGCGCTCTCGCGTGCAGGCTACTACCGCCGACAGGCTCCGGTTGTCTCCCCCCGAGCGAGCCTTCCAAGACCCGTCGCAGCCAATGCGCTGAGTGAGGCAGAGAGGCAAGCCGTTCTGGGGCTTTTGAACAGCGAACGATTCTATGACCAACCTCCGGCAGAGATCTATGCTAGCCTGCTGGATGAAGGGAAATATTACTGTTCAATCAGTACGATGTATCGGATCCTTCGTGCTAATCAACAGACGGGAGAGCGGCGAGCTCAAAAACCGGCCAAATCACACGCTATCCCCCGATTACGGGCGACCCGACCGAATGAGGTTTGGACATGGGATATCACTAAGCTTCCCACCACAGAGCAGGGTAACTTCTTGAATCTCTATGTGGTGATGGATCTCTACAGCCGTTTTATTGTGGCTTGGATGGTCTCAAGGAAGGAGAATAGTGAGCTCTCCAAGCTGTTAATCAGTGACGCAGCGGCTCGCTATCGGGTCGCGCTCAGTGGCTTAACACTGCATCAGGATAGAGGTGTGCCGATGACCGCCAGAGGCTATCTCGACTTGATGGCCGAACTGGGGATCACCTGCTCCCACAGCCGTCCACGAGTCAGTAACGACAATCCGTTTAGCGAGAGTCAATTTAAAACACTCAAGCAACAACCCGATTATCCTCAACGATTTACAGGAGTTGACCATGCCAGAATATGGTTTAGTGACTATGTTGACTGGTACTGTTTCCACCACCACCATCGAGGGATTGCGTGGTTCACTCCAGAGCAGGTATTTACCGGTCGTTACAAGGAGGTTAGCGAGCAGCGTGAACAGGCGCTGAAGCAGGCCTATCAGCAGCATCCGAAACGCTTTATTCATGGTGAGCCCAAGGTTAAGCAACCCCCTACTGAGGTATGGATTAACCCCGCTCTACCGGAGGAGGGGGTGGGGTCGCTGGAGGTCAACTATCCAACCCTGAATAGAGCGAAGGAGAGATGA
- a CDS encoding DUF4065 domain-containing protein, translated as MFNESKVTHMAAYLLKKAEEFTLPHLKLMKLLYLAERRSYLEHGYGISDDTLVSMPYGPVLSSTLNLMNGELGRERVWQAYISDKADHKVSLVNADIMIEDLDELSQSDRKILDEVWAQFKDFSQFELSNYTHDPKNCPEWEDPNGSSFPIDLKRLFASEGRTPEQVAILAYQVQTQRNLETMFNRH; from the coding sequence ATGTTCAATGAGTCGAAAGTCACACACATGGCGGCTTATTTATTGAAAAAAGCCGAGGAGTTTACTTTACCGCATTTAAAGTTAATGAAACTGCTTTATTTAGCAGAGCGCAGGTCTTATCTTGAGCATGGTTATGGCATTTCAGATGATACGCTTGTATCCATGCCTTATGGTCCAGTGTTATCCTCAACCTTAAACCTGATGAATGGTGAGTTAGGGCGTGAGCGTGTTTGGCAAGCTTATATATCCGATAAGGCCGATCATAAAGTTTCGTTAGTGAATGCTGACATTATGATTGAAGATTTAGATGAACTCAGTCAATCCGACAGAAAAATCCTTGATGAAGTTTGGGCGCAGTTTAAGGATTTCAGCCAGTTTGAGTTGTCTAACTATACGCATGATCCAAAAAACTGCCCGGAATGGGAAGATCCTAACGGTTCTTCTTTCCCGATTGATTTGAAAAGATTGTTTGCTTCAGAAGGTCGAACACCAGAACAAGTTGCAATATTAGCGTACCAAGTACAAACACAGCGTAATTTAGAAACCATGTTCAATCGTCATTAA
- a CDS encoding MarR family EPS-associated transcriptional regulator: MANRQHSRQEDNHFRLLRLLEQNPTLTQRELAEQVGMNLGGVNYCLNALIDKGFVKMENFQKSQNKLKYVYLLTPQGITEKVSLTQRFLKRKMVEYETLKAEIETLKAEVEGEGR, encoded by the coding sequence ATGGCCAATCGTCAGCATAGTCGTCAGGAAGATAACCATTTTCGCCTATTGCGCCTGTTAGAGCAGAACCCGACCCTAACCCAGCGCGAGTTAGCCGAACAGGTTGGTATGAATCTCGGCGGGGTTAACTACTGTCTTAACGCCCTTATCGATAAGGGTTTTGTCAAGATGGAGAACTTTCAGAAGAGTCAAAATAAACTAAAGTATGTCTATCTACTAACGCCGCAGGGAATTACCGAGAAGGTATCGCTCACCCAACGTTTTTTAAAGCGCAAGATGGTGGAGTATGAGACGTTAAAAGCGGAGATTGAGACACTCAAGGCAGAGGTGGAAGGAGAGGGTCGGTAG